A region of Paenibacillus sp. JNUCC-31 DNA encodes the following proteins:
- a CDS encoding GNAT family N-acetyltransferase, whose translation MSHLITIQPLTSSDMEGACQVFETSITNAFTQEGLGSLHEDIRDEIEHKKAMLQLALHPDNNKEPCVFFLLAKRKDTVVGTISYGPCGEEIRECTDNQLNHVGELGSLYVLPEVQGQGIGSALIQALTTELQRREITQFCLDSGYRTAQKKWQRKFGEPYAVAKNYWGEGTDHMVWLCEVKDFAVK comes from the coding sequence ATGAGTCACCTGATTACCATTCAACCTTTAACATCTTCGGATATGGAGGGTGCCTGCCAGGTATTCGAGACATCCATTACGAATGCATTTACACAGGAGGGACTGGGTTCCCTGCACGAAGACATACGCGATGAAATTGAACACAAAAAAGCGATGCTTCAACTTGCTTTGCATCCTGACAACAACAAGGAACCGTGTGTCTTCTTTCTGCTCGCCAAAAGGAAAGATACCGTCGTGGGCACCATTTCGTACGGGCCCTGCGGTGAGGAGATTCGAGAGTGCACAGACAACCAGCTGAACCACGTAGGGGAATTGGGTAGTCTCTACGTTCTGCCAGAGGTTCAGGGGCAGGGAATTGGCTCTGCTCTCATTCAGGCCCTGACTACTGAGCTTCAGAGGCGTGAGATTACGCAATTTTGTCTGGATAGTGGATACCGGACAGCGCAGAAGAAATGGCAGCGGAAATTCGGAGAACCGTATGCCGTGGCAAAGAACTATTGGGGTGAAGGCACGGATCATATGGTATGGTTATGTGAAGTGAAAGACTTTGCTGTAAAATAA
- a CDS encoding PH domain-containing protein, producing MQYIQSTPEQRLSPDAITIWRISAIISNGIGLIVLAALLVLDSVFGWRAWIGWLLWGVTAISVLYAVWEIFIRPALLYKHWYYDANEEFLQLKHGALKKVHQIIPMAKVQSVTTNQGPLLRKYGLYSVSVGTMGSAHNIPALPEEVALELRNQIASYARINEVDE from the coding sequence ATGCAGTACATACAGAGTACACCCGAGCAACGTTTATCGCCGGATGCCATAACCATATGGAGAATTAGTGCGATAATATCGAACGGAATAGGATTGATTGTGCTTGCAGCACTGCTGGTTCTGGATTCCGTCTTTGGATGGAGGGCGTGGATTGGCTGGTTGCTGTGGGGAGTGACTGCCATCTCAGTGCTGTATGCGGTGTGGGAGATTTTTATCCGGCCTGCATTGTTATACAAGCATTGGTATTACGATGCGAATGAGGAGTTCTTGCAATTGAAACACGGGGCCCTGAAAAAGGTACATCAGATCATTCCCATGGCCAAAGTACAATCCGTCACGACGAACCAAGGTCCCCTTTTGAGAAAATATGGTCTATATTCCGTATCGGTTGGTACGATGGGTTCAGCTCACAACATTCCGGCGTTGCCAGAAGAAGTAGCGCTTGAGTTGCGGAATCAGATTGCGTCCTATGCAAGGATTAACGAGGTGGATGAATGA
- a CDS encoding HIT domain-containing protein → MTQDFYCDEVLSGNTKVNIVMETDKVLAYHHTRPYYKHHIVVIPKIHIQSFISQEEDNNDELLLEIMRVIKKVAADMVIQTGSSKIVTNLGTYQDSKHQHWHVVSGERIQ, encoded by the coding sequence ATGACACAGGATTTTTATTGTGATGAAGTGCTTAGTGGTAATACCAAAGTGAATATCGTCATGGAAACAGACAAAGTACTGGCCTATCATCATACCCGACCATACTACAAACATCATATCGTTGTTATCCCAAAGATCCATATCCAATCGTTCATTTCACAGGAAGAAGATAATAATGATGAACTATTACTTGAGATTATGCGCGTCATCAAGAAGGTTGCTGCGGACATGGTTATCCAGACGGGTTCTTCCAAGATCGTAACTAACCTGGGCACGTACCAGGATTCGAAGCATCAACACTGGCATGTGGTAAGCGGTGAACGTATTCAATAG